The Moraxella osloensis genome contains a region encoding:
- a CDS encoding RNA-binding domain-containing protein — MSISQIIQQITENNLSELQESVDIECKLAGGRDGKGELPNSFWDSYSAFANTNGGVIILGVKEIKKNNTFEVAGIERVHQIKDDIFKTVNNKNKVSYNLLTDSNIFEWDIQGKTVLLVSVPRATRKQQPIFLDGNPFGNTFIRQHEGDFRLPDEQVKRLIAEQVKDSLDSDILPNFSLSDLDLTSLQAYRQRYTNFNPTSPWNDDDNQSFLTKIGGYGKNRETGEQGLTKAGLLMFGHQEAIYEIFPEYMLDYQERESDDDTVRWIDRIVPDGNWSGNLFDFYRKVSAKLPQDLKIPFKLKNGERQDDTPIHKAIREALVNSLVHADYSDRASVKIVKYTNHFYFRNPGLMRVPIEISLQGGESDCRNRNLHKMFRFINAGEQAGSGIPQILAGWRACHWQLPSLYEKREPNYQTVLELSMNDLFPNDVMQYLENEYGKAFLALSTDEQAILATIYLENEANHQRLKTLLPNHPADITKMLQHLVKQGMLVSTGGRWAVYSLASDNSLAGNDQSLAGASTGLNEPSYPNNEPSYPNNEPSYPNNNQSLTDKNAGLTGKSLRIKTILELCLEKPLSSGEIARRLGLNLQGLRNRYLADLVKNEYLAYTYPDNPKDRRQTYITTDKGKTFIRS; from the coding sequence ATGAGTATTAGTCAGATTATTCAGCAAATTACAGAAAATAACCTTTCAGAACTTCAAGAAAGTGTCGATATTGAATGTAAGCTTGCTGGTGGAAGAGATGGTAAAGGAGAATTACCTAATAGTTTTTGGGATAGCTATAGTGCGTTTGCCAATACCAATGGCGGTGTGATTATACTTGGCGTTAAGGAAATTAAGAAAAATAACACGTTTGAAGTAGCAGGTATTGAACGAGTTCATCAAATCAAAGATGATATTTTTAAGACAGTCAATAACAAGAATAAAGTGAGCTACAACCTACTCACAGATAGCAATATTTTTGAATGGGATATTCAAGGCAAGACGGTCTTGTTAGTCTCTGTTCCTAGGGCAACTCGTAAGCAACAACCCATATTTTTAGATGGCAATCCCTTTGGTAATACCTTTATTCGACAGCATGAGGGTGATTTTAGATTACCTGATGAACAAGTCAAACGGTTAATTGCTGAACAGGTTAAAGATAGCCTAGATAGTGATATTTTGCCCAATTTTTCGTTGTCAGATTTAGATTTAACGTCCCTACAAGCTTATCGGCAACGTTATACTAACTTTAACCCTACGTCACCTTGGAATGATGACGATAACCAGAGTTTTTTGACTAAAATAGGTGGTTATGGCAAAAATCGTGAGACAGGGGAACAAGGACTAACAAAAGCTGGGCTACTGATGTTCGGACATCAAGAAGCTATTTATGAGATTTTTCCAGAGTATATGTTAGATTACCAAGAGCGAGAATCTGATGATGATACAGTTCGCTGGATAGATAGAATCGTACCCGATGGGAATTGGAGTGGTAATCTATTCGATTTTTATCGTAAAGTATCAGCTAAACTTCCCCAAGACCTTAAAATCCCTTTTAAGTTAAAAAATGGTGAACGGCAGGATGATACCCCCATTCATAAAGCTATCCGTGAAGCCTTGGTAAATTCATTGGTTCACGCAGACTATAGTGACCGTGCATCAGTCAAGATTGTAAAATACACCAATCACTTCTATTTTCGTAACCCTGGTCTAATGCGTGTGCCTATTGAGATATCATTGCAAGGTGGTGAGTCAGATTGCCGTAATCGCAACTTGCATAAGATGTTCCGATTTATTAATGCAGGCGAGCAGGCAGGTTCGGGGATTCCGCAGATTTTAGCAGGTTGGCGAGCTTGTCATTGGCAATTGCCATCTTTGTATGAGAAACGAGAGCCTAATTATCAGACGGTGCTTGAATTGAGCATGAATGACTTGTTTCCAAACGATGTCATGCAATATTTAGAAAATGAATATGGCAAAGCGTTTTTAGCTCTTAGCACTGATGAACAGGCTATCTTAGCAACTATCTATCTTGAGAATGAAGCCAATCATCAACGCCTAAAAACATTATTACCCAATCATCCTGCTGATATCACCAAGATGTTACAGCACCTTGTAAAGCAAGGTATGCTGGTATCGACAGGCGGACGATGGGCGGTTTATAGCTTGGCGAGTGATAATAGCCTAGCAGGTAACGACCAAAGCTTGGCAGGTGCAAGCACTGGTCTTAACGAGCCAAGCTACCCTAATAATGAGCCGAGCTACCCTAATAACGAGCCGAGCTACCCTAATAATAACCAAAGCTTGACAGATAAGAATGCTGGCTTAACAGGTAAAAGTCTAAGAATTAAAACCATACTAGAGTTATGTTTGGAAAAACCCTTATCTTCTGGAGAGATTGCCCGTCGTTTGGGTCTTAATCTTCAAGGGTTGAGAAATCGGTATTTGGCTGATTTGGTTAAGAATGAATACTTAGCTTATACTTATCCCGATAACCCTAAAGATAGACGACAGACGTATATAACAACTGATAAAGGCAAAACATTTATTCGTTCATAA
- a CDS encoding site-specific DNA-methyltransferase: MPSSNLKMHTPNLVDSNIERIAELFPNCITEKPKTDEQGNVLKDASGQAILERGIDFELLKQELSHSVIDGSQERYRLDWVGKREAIVTANSPIAKTLRPCRAESVDFDTTGNLFIEGDNLEALKLLQESYLGKVKMIYIDPPYNTGNDFIYNDDFAADTAAFFERSGQVDADGNRLVANTERNGRFHSDWLSMMYSRLKLARNLLSDDGMIFISIDENEVQNLRKVCDEVFGQYNFINMFIWQKNSSGKTVSKQFPINVEYVFFYAKNLLKHSFNTVYKPLSETTIKMYNKDDNDGRGKYRLYPLQKTGGAGPETTYDYIDNNGRVWKCPKKGWRMNKDKLKLLENDGRLDFGKNTLSEKAYWIERESEGKIADTLWNDLDEGNVGTAEVYKLFEFVAFDYPKPVGLISRILSVGLGKNDLVLDFFAGSSTTAHAVMQLNAEDGGNRKFIMVQIPEATDSKSEAFKAGYPTIAEISKERIRRAGAKIKADNADKEGINELDTGFRVLKIDTTNMNDIYYRPQDYSQDLLHQLENNIKEDRTDEDLLFQFMLDTGVPLSLPIERTAIGGHTIYQVGGNSLIASLDYIDANMVNDIAALNPLKFITSERAIATDSDKTNIKERFKQLSPHTDVRFI; this comes from the coding sequence ATGCCATCGTCAAACCTAAAAATGCACACCCCAAATCTAGTCGATAGCAATATCGAGCGTATCGCCGAGCTATTCCCCAACTGTATCACCGAAAAGCCAAAAACCGATGAACAAGGCAATGTGTTAAAAGATGCCAGCGGGCAAGCTATTCTTGAGCGTGGCATTGATTTTGAATTACTTAAGCAAGAGCTGTCGCATTCGGTGATTGATGGGTCGCAAGAGCGTTATCGCCTTGACTGGGTGGGCAAGCGTGAGGCGATTGTGACGGCAAATAGCCCGATTGCCAAGACGTTACGCCCTTGTCGTGCGGAGAGTGTGGATTTTGATACGACGGGGAATTTGTTTATCGAGGGGGATAATCTTGAGGCGTTGAAGTTGTTGCAAGAAAGTTACTTGGGCAAGGTAAAGATGATTTATATTGACCCGCCGTACAATACGGGCAATGATTTTATTTATAACGATGATTTTGCGGCGGATACGGCTGCGTTTTTTGAGCGGTCGGGGCAGGTGGATGCAGATGGCAATCGCTTGGTGGCGAATACGGAGCGTAATGGGCGGTTTCATAGTGATTGGTTGTCGATGATGTATAGTCGGTTGAAATTGGCGCGTAATCTACTGTCGGATGATGGCATGATTTTTATTTCAATTGATGAAAATGAAGTTCAAAATTTGAGAAAAGTTTGTGATGAGGTTTTTGGTCAATACAATTTCATTAATATGTTTATTTGGCAAAAAAACAGCAGTGGGAAAACAGTCAGTAAACAATTTCCAATAAATGTTGAATATGTTTTTTTCTACGCAAAAAATTTGCTAAAACATAGTTTTAATACAGTTTATAAGCCATTATCAGAAACTACAATCAAAATGTATAACAAAGATGATAATGATGGTAGAGGCAAATATCGTTTATATCCGTTACAAAAAACTGGTGGGGCTGGACCAGAAACGACCTATGATTACATAGATAATAATGGAAGAGTATGGAAATGCCCTAAAAAAGGGTGGCGTATGAATAAAGATAAATTAAAACTCTTAGAAAATGATGGGCGACTAGATTTTGGAAAAAATACACTATCAGAAAAAGCTTATTGGATTGAGAGAGAAAGTGAAGGAAAGATTGCTGATACTTTATGGAATGATTTAGATGAGGGAAATGTTGGTACAGCTGAAGTTTATAAATTGTTTGAATTCGTTGCTTTTGATTATCCTAAACCAGTAGGACTAATATCGAGAATTTTAAGCGTAGGCTTAGGAAAAAATGACTTAGTTTTAGATTTTTTCGCAGGGTCATCAACAACCGCCCATGCGGTGATGCAGCTTAACGCTGAAGACGGTGGCAACCGCAAATTTATCATGGTACAAATCCCAGAGGCAACGGATTCAAAATCCGAAGCGTTTAAAGCAGGCTATCCCACCATCGCCGAAATATCCAAAGAACGCATCCGCCGAGCAGGGGCAAAAATCAAAGCCGACAATGCCGACAAGGAAGGTATCAACGAGCTAGACACAGGCTTTCGCGTACTCAAAATCGACACCACCAACATGAACGACATCTACTACCGCCCCCAAGACTACAGCCAAGACCTACTACACCAACTCGAAAACAACATCAAAGAAGACCGCACCGACGAAGACCTACTATTCCAGTTTATGCTAGACACAGGCGTGCCGTTATCCTTGCCTATCGAACGCACAGCCATTGGCGGACACACCATCTACCAAGTGGGCGGTAACTCACTGATTGCCAGCCTAGACTACATCGACGCAAATATGGTCAATGACATCGCCGCACTCAATCCACTCAAATTCATCACCAGCGAACGCGCCATCGCCACCGACAGCGACAAAACCAACATCAAAGAACGCTTTAAACAACTATCACCGCATACCGATGTACGCTTTATCTAA
- a CDS encoding type III restriction-modification system endonuclease encodes MKITFKPLAYQLDAVQAVVDVFRGQQQLIGQTRYTLDRGIQPTPKRVTQQAGLDFGETDILQNSALQTYDMLDDENIGFANTPLFDLNEILKNIQTVQANRQLPKSTELVTADNKKGDSLTQSPLNLNIEMETGTGKTYTYLRTIFEMNKQYGWSKFIIVVPSIAIREGVNKSISMMADDLLAEYGKKPRAFIYDSKALHHLESFSSDGGINIMIINVQAFNTIKEGANNEASRKIYASLDEFGSRRPIDVIRRNRPIIILDEPQKMGADKTLQSLANFNPLFILRYSATHKRDYNLVYRLDALDAYNQKLVKKITVKGIEVKGLTGTNGYLYLQDVVVSSKAPVARLELEIKSTKGEFRREIRNVIKDDNLFVISKEAEQYKDRYTVTNIKADSIEFANGIVLHIGQGNVDDKDLRRIQIRETIRSHLDIEQRLFHKGIKVLSLFFIDEVAKYRQYDMDGNAMNGEYADIFEQTYSEEVGKRIDLNLTNDPYQDYLKAITAQGTHNGYFSLDKKRHMVDPNVKSVKDEELGEKVLVADDIDAYDLILKDKESLLAFPEPLDSDEQIARKNVRFIFSHSALREGWDNPNVFVICTLKHSDNVISRRQEVGRGLRLAVDRHGTRMDSGYLPLGEVHRLNNLTVITNESYAEFVGNLQKEMLENLATRPSKANPQYFTGKTLVSELGGQMTVDAGTANQIYKYLVKNNYLDDDDNLLAKFHDDKDNDQLPQLPEELQPFASAIHKLIGNVVNPDALKGMFNNGNKPKNTINPENLNRKEFQALWRRINQKSIYQIGLDSDKLIAESISEIDKVSRERNNNFVQSLTYTVKKSEQKDSLDYDTLRQGDSFGQVQSNREQYSVNVQTPIRYDLIGQVASRTNLTRRTVVAVLSKINSAVFSQFKHNPEAFISEVSRIINEQQAKLIVQNIVYELTQERYDSNDIFVSNIPLSDNATKANRHVWEYVETDSDVERKFLAELEQHVNEVIVYAKLPKNFVIPTPFGGYNPDWAIAFNQDKIRHVYFVAETKGSTSEIDLRESEKQKIASAKAFFAKLQQIQGNNSELEQADTLAEVEKMPVSYEVVDSFDSLMQIVGMK; translated from the coding sequence ATGAAAATTACCTTTAAACCCTTAGCCTACCAACTCGATGCCGTGCAAGCCGTCGTCGATGTGTTCCGTGGACAACAGCAGCTTATCGGGCAAACCCGCTATACACTCGATAGGGGCATACAGCCAACCCCCAAACGCGTGACACAACAGGCAGGGCTAGATTTTGGCGAAACTGATATATTGCAAAATTCTGCCTTACAAACCTATGATATGTTAGACGATGAAAATATCGGCTTTGCCAATACGCCGTTATTTGACTTGAATGAAATTCTTAAAAACATCCAAACGGTGCAAGCCAATAGACAATTACCAAAATCCACCGAGCTTGTCACAGCTGACAACAAAAAAGGCGACAGCCTGACCCAAAGCCCGCTCAATCTCAACATCGAAATGGAAACAGGTACAGGCAAAACCTACACCTATTTACGCACCATATTTGAGATGAACAAACAATACGGCTGGTCAAAATTTATCATCGTCGTGCCCAGTATCGCCATTCGTGAAGGCGTGAACAAAAGCATTAGCATGATGGCGGATGACCTACTGGCAGAATATGGCAAAAAACCAAGAGCCTTTATCTACGACTCCAAAGCCTTGCACCACCTAGAGAGCTTTAGCTCAGATGGCGGTATCAACATCATGATTATTAATGTGCAAGCCTTTAACACCATCAAAGAAGGGGCGAACAACGAAGCATCACGCAAAATCTACGCCAGCCTAGACGAATTCGGCTCTCGCCGTCCCATTGACGTGATACGCCGTAACCGTCCTATTATCATCCTAGATGAACCGCAAAAAATGGGCGCGGACAAGACCTTACAAAGCCTTGCCAACTTTAACCCGTTATTTATCCTACGCTATTCCGCCACCCACAAGCGTGACTATAACCTAGTGTATCGCCTTGACGCACTGGATGCCTACAACCAAAAACTGGTCAAAAAAATCACCGTTAAAGGCATTGAAGTCAAAGGCTTGACGGGCACAAATGGCTATCTGTACTTACAAGACGTGGTTGTCTCAAGCAAAGCGCCCGTTGCACGGCTAGAGCTAGAAATCAAATCGACCAAAGGCGAGTTTCGCCGTGAAATCCGCAACGTCATAAAAGACGATAATCTGTTTGTTATCTCAAAAGAAGCCGAGCAATACAAAGACCGCTACACCGTCACCAATATCAAAGCGGACAGTATCGAATTTGCCAATGGTATTGTGCTACACATCGGGCAAGGTAATGTGGACGATAAAGACTTACGCCGTATCCAAATCCGAGAAACCATCCGCTCACATTTGGACATCGAACAGCGGTTATTTCATAAGGGCATTAAAGTCCTAAGTCTATTTTTTATCGATGAAGTCGCCAAATACCGCCAGTACGACATGGACGGCAATGCGATGAATGGCGAATATGCTGATATCTTCGAACAGACTTACAGCGAAGAAGTAGGCAAACGCATTGATTTAAACCTAACAAATGACCCATACCAGGACTATCTTAAAGCCATCACTGCTCAAGGTACGCATAACGGCTATTTTAGCCTTGATAAAAAACGCCACATGGTCGATCCCAATGTCAAAAGCGTTAAAGACGAAGAACTGGGCGAAAAAGTGCTGGTCGCTGATGATATCGATGCCTATGATTTGATTTTGAAGGATAAAGAATCGTTATTGGCATTCCCCGAACCGCTGGATAGTGATGAACAAATCGCCCGCAAGAATGTGCGGTTTATCTTCTCTCACTCTGCCTTGCGTGAAGGCTGGGACAATCCCAATGTCTTTGTCATCTGTACGCTCAAGCACTCGGATAACGTCATCTCTCGCCGTCAAGAAGTGGGACGTGGCTTGCGACTTGCAGTCGATAGACATGGCACACGCATGGACAGTGGCTATCTACCACTTGGTGAAGTACATCGGCTCAATAACCTAACCGTGATTACCAATGAAAGCTATGCTGAATTTGTCGGTAATCTACAAAAAGAGATGCTCGAAAATCTTGCAACTCGCCCGAGCAAAGCAAATCCACAGTACTTTACGGGTAAAACCTTGGTGAGTGAGTTAGGCGGACAGATGACGGTGGATGCTGGTACCGCCAATCAGATATATAAATATCTCGTTAAAAACAATTATCTCGACGATGACGATAATTTGTTGGCGAAATTTCACGACGACAAAGACAATGACCAATTACCACAACTGCCAGAAGAGTTACAACCCTTTGCCAGTGCGATTCATAAGCTCATCGGTAACGTAGTCAATCCAGACGCTCTTAAGGGTATGTTCAATAATGGCAATAAACCCAAAAATACCATCAACCCAGAAAATCTAAACCGTAAAGAATTCCAAGCCCTATGGCGACGCATTAACCAAAAATCTATTTATCAAATTGGGCTTGATAGCGACAAATTGATAGCCGAAAGTATCAGCGAGATTGATAAGGTCAGCCGTGAGCGTAACAACAACTTTGTCCAGTCATTGACTTATACCGTCAAAAAATCTGAGCAAAAAGATAGCCTAGATTACGACACACTCAGACAAGGTGACAGCTTTGGGCAAGTGCAGTCTAACCGTGAACAGTACAGCGTCAATGTGCAAACGCCGATTCGCTATGACCTTATCGGGCAAGTGGCAAGCCGTACTAATCTCACACGTCGTACCGTCGTTGCTGTATTGAGTAAAATAAACTCAGCGGTCTTTTCACAGTTTAAACACAACCCCGAAGCCTTTATCAGCGAAGTCAGCCGTATCATCAACGAGCAACAAGCCAAGCTGATTGTACAAAACATCGTCTATGAACTTACCCAGGAGCGATACGACAGTAACGATATCTTTGTGAGTAATATTCCGCTATCAGACAACGCAACCAAAGCCAACCGCCATGTTTGGGAGTATGTGGAAACAGACTCGGATGTTGAACGCAAATTCTTGGCAGAATTGGAACAACATGTTAATGAAGTCATAGTGTATGCCAAACTGCCCAAGAACTTTGTAATCCCCACGCCATTTGGTGGTTATAACCCTGACTGGGCGATTGCCTTTAATCAAGACAAGATTCGTCATGTCTATTTTGTCGCAGAGACCAAAGGCTCTACCAGCGAAATAGACTTGCGAGAGAGCGAAAAACAAAAAATCGCCAGTGCCAAAGCGTTTTTTGCCAAACTGCAACAGATACAAGGTAACAATAGCGAACTTGAGCAAGCGGATACATTGGCGGAAGTTGAAAAAATGCCAGTTAGCTATGAAGTGGTAGATAGTTTCGATAGCTTAATGCAAATCGTAGGGATGAAATAG
- a CDS encoding IS481 family transposase gives MNKEIQQRLGWIKLFEDTNDAGLVCRRCGISRPTLRKWWKRYSEQGIEGLASQSKRPLKSPNTKVNQHIEDLLLQMRSSRNLGARRLQTELMRLHQISLSLATIHKVLTNHQVKPIKKFRRKADYLRYERPLPGDRVQMDTCKIASGLYQYTSIDDCTRYRVLRLYNRRTAANTLDFLDCVIEEMPFPIQRVQTDRGLEFFAEKVQKKMMEYGIKFRPNKPGSPHLNGKVERSQKTDKTEFYATVDITSENLQDQLAEWQHYYNWLRPHSALKGKTPMERYFELSEETPFSDEVQNQYNPSDERIQNANYKVDLEMAKLKRSL, from the coding sequence ATGAACAAAGAAATTCAACAAAGACTCGGATGGATTAAATTATTTGAAGACACGAATGATGCTGGTCTAGTTTGTCGTAGATGTGGTATTTCAAGACCAACGTTACGCAAGTGGTGGAAGCGATACTCTGAACAAGGTATTGAGGGTTTGGCAAGCCAAAGTAAGCGTCCGCTTAAATCACCTAATACCAAAGTTAATCAACACATTGAAGATTTATTATTACAAATGCGGTCTAGTAGAAATCTCGGAGCTAGACGTTTGCAAACGGAACTAATGAGGCTTCATCAAATATCCTTATCTTTGGCGACGATTCATAAAGTATTAACCAATCACCAAGTCAAACCGATTAAGAAATTTCGTCGTAAGGCAGATTACCTACGGTATGAACGCCCACTACCAGGAGATAGAGTCCAAATGGATACCTGTAAAATAGCATCTGGGCTTTATCAATACACCTCAATTGATGACTGTACTAGATATCGGGTACTTAGGCTCTATAACCGCCGTACGGCAGCCAATACGCTGGATTTTTTAGATTGTGTGATTGAGGAAATGCCATTTCCCATTCAAAGAGTACAAACCGATCGTGGACTTGAATTCTTTGCTGAAAAGGTTCAGAAGAAAATGATGGAGTATGGCATCAAATTTAGACCCAATAAACCAGGTTCGCCACATCTCAATGGTAAAGTTGAGCGTTCTCAAAAGACTGATAAAACTGAATTCTATGCAACCGTAGATATCACGTCCGAAAACCTTCAGGACCAATTGGCTGAATGGCAGCATTACTATAATTGGCTAAGACCACATTCAGCTTTGAAGGGAAAAACACCCATGGAGAGGTATTTTGAATTAAGCGAGGAAACGCCTTTTTCTGATGAGGTGCAAAACCAATATAACCCATCAGATGAACGTATTCAAAATGCCAATTATAAAGTGGATTTAGAGATGGCCAAATTGAAACGATCTCTATGA
- a CDS encoding tyrosine-type recombinase/integrase, whose amino-acid sequence MVQPSTTSKKTISDTALASHAKIRHSDLIAEIRQIFRKKYDKKRVGVERLTQQHKLALHIEDLTRLLTTFDHISEQILIEWIISLLSGTKPILTASAEKYLSAIGYDWLYYTLGEDLLNWDVEDFETVYEQILDFKRLELGNEAIHYPAGRLQQLHQFAHQKFGIVKVDIPEASADKKVRAEWISPTLYHAILQQLRQCVDSLEADMLVSLFILLMRTGMRKLELLGLRYSDIENIEQGQPAIIVRPNQHRRLKTDVSIRRIPLNVVLLPAELTFVLEYLQSNRSNNRHQLVFTLSSSHERLPNTLPNRLLDEILQRIDPRATHHTIHGFRHTAISNFSLLLNADSQLASALTGFSQSHIMDIRMTLLGTDGFNQFGWYLVAGLAGHLSPERGLEYYNHFAVLTATFELTKANPIFSRQLITHLTGRSTQNFNDNNVQVVNNEITLLALRKMLYRHALSIKHSPPLNQLTFGHTAITDSLSDSPTDVKELFRRYGINKLITLLSDLEQGLSDTEISQKLHIPEQAVQTFYERAKAIARIHTTTTSMSKKTATDETLTYPLTVSRFVQNPNKLLPLLLSYDIERRMLHEMLKNATKFRKSYPQDWQWFITLTTSKITINHATISFKKTPTALDDFQRFIAVAEQIFTLKWCLYASESPLNSLDQPKDLMFKLDKNKPTIYFGIKVPNPNYANFQEANTTARAESPPQQTANRSKGKRPYKFKFSALLRFFTYMVLLQDDSNFSIETIIDMGKK is encoded by the coding sequence TTGGTTCAACCATCCACGACATCCAAAAAAACTATCAGCGACACCGCTCTAGCGAGCCACGCCAAAATCCGCCATTCCGATTTGATTGCAGAAATTCGCCAAATTTTTCGCAAAAAATATGACAAAAAAAGGGTAGGGGTGGAGCGATTGACTCAGCAACATAAATTGGCACTACATATCGAAGATTTAACCCGTTTGCTGACCACCTTTGACCATATCAGCGAACAGATTCTTATTGAATGGATAATTTCGCTGTTGTCTGGCACGAAACCCATTTTGACAGCGTCTGCTGAAAAATATCTCTCTGCCATCGGCTATGACTGGCTGTATTACACGCTTGGCGAAGATTTACTTAATTGGGATGTGGAAGATTTTGAAACCGTGTATGAGCAAATTTTGGATTTTAAACGCCTTGAATTGGGCAATGAAGCGATACACTATCCTGCGGGGCGGTTACAGCAGTTGCATCAGTTTGCTCATCAAAAATTTGGTATCGTAAAAGTCGATATTCCCGAAGCCAGTGCTGATAAAAAAGTGCGAGCGGAATGGATTTCGCCAACGCTGTATCACGCCATTTTGCAACAACTACGCCAATGCGTCGATTCGCTCGAAGCGGATATGTTGGTATCACTGTTTATCCTGCTGATGCGGACGGGAATGCGTAAACTTGAACTGCTAGGGCTAAGATACAGCGATATTGAAAACATTGAGCAAGGTCAGCCAGCCATCATCGTTCGCCCCAATCAACATCGTCGCCTAAAAACTGATGTCAGTATCCGTCGTATTCCGCTGAATGTGGTATTACTACCTGCCGAGCTGACGTTTGTGCTGGAATATCTACAGTCAAATCGGAGCAATAACAGACACCAGTTGGTTTTTACCTTATCTAGTAGTCATGAGCGACTGCCAAATACCTTGCCCAACCGCTTATTGGATGAAATTTTACAGCGTATTGACCCAAGAGCCACGCATCATACGATTCATGGCTTTCGGCATACTGCGATTAGCAATTTTAGCTTACTGCTCAATGCTGATAGCCAGTTGGCAAGTGCTTTAACAGGCTTTAGCCAGTCGCACATTATGGATATTCGAATGACGCTATTAGGAACGGATGGCTTTAACCAGTTCGGTTGGTATCTGGTGGCGGGTTTGGCAGGGCATTTATCACCTGAACGGGGGCTAGAGTATTACAATCACTTTGCGGTCTTGACAGCGACTTTTGAGCTTACCAAAGCCAATCCGATTTTTTCAAGGCAGTTAATTACCCATTTAACAGGGCGTAGTACACAGAATTTTAATGATAACAACGTGCAGGTGGTGAATAACGAGATTACGTTATTGGCACTCAGAAAAATGCTGTACCGACACGCCTTGTCAATCAAGCACAGCCCACCTTTGAACCAATTAACCTTTGGTCATACGGCAATTACCGATAGTTTAAGCGATAGCCCCACGGACGTGAAGGAACTGTTCCGACGGTATGGTATCAATAAATTGATAACGCTTCTGAGTGATTTAGAACAGGGGTTAAGCGATACCGAGATTAGCCAAAAGCTCCATATCCCCGAGCAAGCTGTCCAAACTTTTTATGAGCGAGCCAAAGCCATTGCCCGTATTCATACCACCACCACATCGATGAGTAAAAAAACTGCCACAGACGAGACCCTAACTTACCCACTAACGGTTTCTCGTTTTGTGCAAAACCCAAATAAGCTATTGCCGTTACTGCTGTCATATGATATTGAGCGAAGAATGTTGCATGAAATGCTAAAAAACGCCACCAAGTTTAGAAAATCTTACCCGCAAGACTGGCAATGGTTTATTACACTTACCACAAGCAAAATCACCATCAACCATGCCACAATTTCATTCAAAAAAACACCGACAGCATTAGATGACTTTCAACGTTTTATCGCTGTAGCCGAACAGATTTTTACCCTTAAATGGTGTCTGTATGCGTCCGAAAGTCCTTTAAACAGTCTAGACCAGCCTAAAGACTTAATGTTTAAACTTGATAAAAATAAGCCAACGATTTATTTTGGGATTAAAGTGCCTAATCCTAACTACGCTAACTTCCAAGAAGCCAACACAACAGCTAGGGCAGAATCGCCGCCACAACAAACTGCTAACAGGAGTAAGGGTAAACGACCGTATAAATTTAAGTTTTCTGCCTTGCTACGGTTTTTCACCTATATGGTGCTACTGCAAGATGACAGTAACTTTAGCATTGAGACTATCATTGATATGGGGAAAAAATGA